The proteins below come from a single Kryptolebias marmoratus isolate JLee-2015 linkage group LG12, ASM164957v2, whole genome shotgun sequence genomic window:
- the tspan35 gene encoding tetraspanin 35 encodes MGCFAFLKVTMFAFNGIIFLAGAAIMGVGIWVKVDSGSVLNFLGKIDGMPSELSQVLNVGYLLIAIGALLVIIGFLGCCGAIRENKCMLLLFFFIVLLVFIAEVAGAVVILVFRPVADKLFMNVGKAAVKSIQKDYGTNSDITGLWNSMMDTLKCCGFNNFTDFENSPYYNTHNSSYPPQCCRKTNDSCSHNEVQRENPPPPSPLVTGCFPMIKNLIDDNTVVIIAVALGIAALEICAMVVSMILYCRIKSTMA; translated from the exons ATGGGATGCTTTGCATTCCTCAAAGTCACGATGTTTGCTTTCAATGGCATCATCTTT CTGGCTGGTGCTGCCATCATGGGCGTTGGGATCTGGGTGAAGGTGGACAGTGGCTCCGTCCTCAACTTTCTTGGCAAAATTGACGGCATGCCATCAGAGCTCAGTCAGGTGCTCAACGTGGGCTACCTGTTGATTGCCATCGGCGCCCTGCTGGTCATCATCGGCTTCCTCGGCTGCTGTGGAGCCATCAGGGAGAACAAGTGCATGCTGCTGCTG TTCTTTTTCATCGTGTTGCTGGTCTTCATCGCAGAGGTCGCAGGAGCTGTGGTGATTCTGGTCTTCCGACCGGTG GCAGATAAGCTGTTTATGAATGTCGGCAAAGCAGCAGTTAAGAGCATCCAGAAGGATTACGGGACAAATTCTGACATTACCGGACTCTGGAATAGTATGATGGACAcg TTAAAATGCTGTGGATTCAACAACTTCACCGACTTTGAGAATTCCCCCTATTATAATACTCACAACTCGTCATACCCACCACAGTGCTGTCGGAAAACCAACGACTCATGTAGTCACAATGAGGTTCAGCGTGAA AAcccacctcctccttcaccGCTGGTTACAGGGTGCTTTCCAATGATCAAGAATCTGATTGATGACAACACAGTAGTGATTATCGCAGTGGCCCTCGGGATTGCAGCTCTGGAG ATATGCGCCATGGTTGTCTCAATGATACTTTACTGCAGAATCAAGTCCACAATGGCCTAA